Below is a genomic region from Leptospira bourretii.
ATCTCCCACATATACTTTGTTAGGTTTGGATTTACAAGTTAGTTCCATCACCTTCATTGGTGTTTTACCAATTTTATTTTTTAGTACGCTCAACTACTTTGGAATTAAGTCAGCAGTGCGTGTACAAAATGTTTTCGCTGTTCTAAAGATTACTGGCCTACTTCTCTTTTTGGCACTTGGGTTTTCGATTGGAAACACAAATTGGTTTTATTTATTCAACTCTCCTTTTCCAAACCTAATGGAACTTTCTTTTTACTCCAAAGTTTTGATTGGGATTGTTCCCGTGTCTTTCTCTTATTTGGGATGGAATATGATTACCTATATTGCGGAAGAGGTAAAAAACCCAGAAAAAACGATTGTTCGTTCCGCTATCACTGCATGTTTTCTTGTGGCTGGGCTTTATTTTGTGATCAATTTGCTGTTTGTGATCTCGGCTCCCATTGAAGAGTTAGCTGGCCAAGATGGGATTGGGGCAATCGCCTTTCAGAAGTTATTTGGTTCAAACTATTCAATTTTAACAACAAGTTTTATTGCTTGGGTGATTTTGGGTTCCATGTCGGCAATTCTGATTGGAGGAAGTCGAGTTTATTTTGCGATGGCAAGAGATGGAGTGTTTCTTCCCTCTTTTTCCAAAGTCCATCCCAAATGGCACAGCCCTTATGTTTCTATTTTTTTTCAAGGTTTCGTGGCGATTCTATTTTTGTTTGTAAAAGAAATTGAAGCCCTACTTTACATGATCACTTGTTCTATTTTAATTTTGTCATGCCTTACGGCAGCCACGCCCTTTCGGTTTGAAAAGATGGGAATGAAATCGGATTATAAAATTCCTTTTTATCCTTTGCCCATTTTTCTTTATATTTTTGCCAATATTGCGGTGATGGCCATTCTCTTTATTGAAAAACCAATCACTGCCGGGTGGGGACTCATGATCACTCTCATTGCCCTTCCCGTTTATTATGGATTTCGATTGGATAAAAAAATGGCCGAAGCTAAAAAGTAATCACTCAAATAACTAAGCTGGCATTTAAGCAATAGCCATAAACGTTTTGCCGATAATTGGCATCACATCGTCTTTTGCCAACACCCAAATCACATCTCCACCTCTCACTTGTGTATTTCCCGATGGAATCAAAAATTGTTCTCCCCGGGCAATGAGAAGGATATGTGACTG
It encodes:
- a CDS encoding APC family permease, coding for MELKRSLNTFDSISVLFSSMVGSGIFFTSGYLIKETGNLWIVLFCWIVGGILALSGSITYAYAARLLPFAGGDYVYLKVAYSPAIAFMSGWSSLLTNFSACVSVLALAFGKYVQILFPELPVWESPTYTLLGLDLQVSSITFIGVLPILFFSTLNYFGIKSAVRVQNVFAVLKITGLLLFLALGFSIGNTNWFYLFNSPFPNLMELSFYSKVLIGIVPVSFSYLGWNMITYIAEEVKNPEKTIVRSAITACFLVAGLYFVINLLFVISAPIEELAGQDGIGAIAFQKLFGSNYSILTTSFIAWVILGSMSAILIGGSRVYFAMARDGVFLPSFSKVHPKWHSPYVSIFFQGFVAILFLFVKEIEALLYMITCSILILSCLTAATPFRFEKMGMKSDYKIPFYPLPIFLYIFANIAVMAILFIEKPITAGWGLMITLIALPVYYGFRLDKKMAEAKK